In Candidatus Delongbacteria bacterium, a single genomic region encodes these proteins:
- a CDS encoding M18 family aminopeptidase, which produces MNQAKEFALDLINFLDKSPTASHTIETSAEILKANGFKEIKESDKWEIKPGDKFYVIRHNTSLIAAIAGNSEITESGYTCIGSHTDSPTFTLKPNSVYKKDGFIQLGVEVYGGPLYSTWTNKELSLAGLVAVKNGNDVELKLVKIDRPILMIPQVAIHFNRDANTGLNLNPQTHMAPIMGISGEEVDNNLLKNLLGKELGIKSSEIVGFELELIDLEKGRLAGLNEEFIASRGIDNKSMVHASIHALIESGVSEKTSVIALFDSEEVGSSTTNGGNSSFVKDFLTRISGGTEQFLRATSLSYFMSADGAHAVHPNYPEHTEFMHKVYINKGPAVKISSRKNYATNINASALFEKICVENNIPLQKFVNRADVRGGGTIGSMIATNLGIRTLDLGNPMLAMHSTREIAGVEDHLHMKNAMKQFLKR; this is translated from the coding sequence ATGAATCAAGCTAAAGAATTTGCGTTGGATTTGATAAATTTTCTAGATAAATCTCCAACCGCTTCTCATACTATTGAAACTTCAGCTGAAATTTTAAAAGCTAATGGTTTCAAGGAGATAAAAGAAAGTGATAAATGGGAGATCAAACCAGGTGATAAATTTTATGTAATAAGACATAACACATCTTTGATAGCGGCAATTGCTGGAAATTCAGAGATAACTGAATCTGGCTATACTTGCATTGGTTCTCACACTGATTCACCAACTTTTACATTAAAACCAAACTCAGTTTATAAAAAGGATGGTTTTATTCAGTTAGGGGTAGAAGTTTACGGCGGACCATTATATTCAACATGGACTAATAAAGAACTTTCGCTAGCAGGTTTAGTTGCTGTAAAAAATGGAAATGATGTTGAATTAAAACTAGTTAAAATTGATAGACCGATTTTGATGATACCTCAGGTTGCTATCCATTTCAATAGGGATGCCAATACTGGTTTGAATCTAAATCCACAAACTCACATGGCACCAATAATGGGAATTAGTGGAGAAGAAGTTGACAATAATCTTCTAAAAAATCTTCTAGGTAAAGAACTTGGTATTAAATCTTCAGAAATCGTAGGTTTTGAATTAGAATTGATTGATCTGGAAAAAGGAAGACTTGCTGGGCTAAATGAAGAGTTCATAGCTTCAAGAGGTATAGACAATAAATCTATGGTTCATGCATCGATTCATGCTTTAATCGAATCTGGAGTTTCAGAGAAAACATCTGTAATCGCTCTTTTTGATAGTGAAGAAGTTGGTTCTTCAACAACAAATGGAGGAAATTCATCATTTGTCAAAGATTTTTTAACTAGAATTTCAGGGGGAACAGAGCAATTTTTAAGAGCGACTTCTTTATCCTATTTCATGTCTGCTGACGGAGCTCATGCTGTTCATCCTAATTATCCAGAACACACAGAATTTATGCATAAGGTGTACATAAACAAAGGACCTGCTGTAAAAATTAGTTCAAGAAAAAATTATGCAACCAATATTAATGCTTCTGCTCTTTTTGAAAAAATTTGCGTAGAAAATAATATACCTCTTCAAAAATTTGTAAATCGTGCAGATGTAAGAGGTGGTGGTACTATCGGTTCTATGATTGCTACTAATTTAGGAATTAGAACTTTGGATCTTGGAAATCCAATGCTTGCGATGCACTCAACAAGAGAGATTGCA
- a CDS encoding transporter substrate-binding domain-containing protein, translated as MKKCLIILFLFSSLVYSKYRDKLIAPTGIINEPLEIIDTDNSVTGFDFDILRMALNSSGIKLDYYKGSVPWDRHLLMIKEGQLDVGVASSWVKERASYAYYSFPYRNEYIALYVRNEDENKYHVQSLDDLLGLDISIGVKKGFSYGGKVDRLIEKLGDRIEWVHDNEQNYNKLVNNRIDAILSYPLEHDDYVNELGLTGKLKLVENSVTTSGKVYFILSKSTCNIETLDKLNEGLVQIETNGKLDSLINFYSQKYPKFKEIFK; from the coding sequence ATGAAAAAATGCCTAATAATTTTATTCCTATTCTCATCTCTTGTCTATTCAAAATACAGGGATAAACTTATTGCACCTACTGGTATAATAAACGAACCTTTGGAAATTATAGATACTGATAATTCTGTGACGGGTTTTGATTTTGATATTTTGAGAATGGCATTGAATAGTTCAGGCATAAAATTGGATTATTATAAGGGAAGTGTCCCTTGGGACAGGCATTTATTAATGATTAAAGAAGGGCAGCTCGATGTTGGGGTTGCCTCTTCTTGGGTTAAAGAAAGAGCATCCTACGCATATTATTCTTTTCCTTACAGAAATGAATATATTGCTTTATATGTTCGTAACGAAGATGAAAATAAATACCATGTACAAAGTCTGGATGATTTATTAGGTTTAGACATTAGTATTGGCGTTAAAAAGGGATTCTCATATGGAGGCAAAGTAGATCGTCTGATTGAAAAACTTGGTGATCGGATTGAATGGGTACATGATAATGAGCAAAATTATAATAAACTTGTTAATAATAGAATTGATGCAATATTGTCTTATCCTCTTGAGCATGATGACTATGTTAACGAACTAGGTCTTACTGGCAAGTTGAAGTTAGTCGAAAATTCTGTAACAACAAGTGGGAAGGTTTACTTTATCTTAAGTAAATCAACGTGCAATATAGAAACACTTGATAAATTAAATGAAGGGTTAGTCCAGATTGAAACAAATGGAAAATTGGATAGTTTAATTAATTTTTATTCCCAAAAATATCCAAAATTCAAAGAGATTTTTAAATAA
- a CDS encoding T9SS type A sorting domain-containing protein yields MYKYFFLILSFQFILLGVTNFTINGSDNVVLNPGDEIVIDFFFSELGGSVDVTLSAAVPVVGNIELMNSENAITDGQTGDQTPVDGHYTRSINNFISANSMVGFVITLTEGETSDFVTVHFNIPDSDYSISGNVSKETANGTSPVLYGFATVLYNADMNLMTQLMTASGIDEIIEILSEDHLLVLELILMGVYEVNVPDDIENVGCIVGVKTADDFNNPEMVAPAYQTVTVNGHMSSINFLYQLPDGHFTGNISSTEGNPLSDATLILVRDMDPLTALSYSSDASGNFSIPVINGAYVYNVSSRGYQPYQNGFLIYNNDYDENIVLTPVVGIEENLIIDSDILKCYPNPFNPEINLTFQSSSSDDYKVEIYNVLGALVLSKTGVVKSPNTTLSLNLVDFNSGSYLVKLYLNNLCVSNQIINMVK; encoded by the coding sequence GTGTACAAGTATTTTTTTCTGATTTTATCGTTTCAGTTCATTCTTCTAGGTGTGACAAATTTTACAATAAACGGATCTGACAACGTTGTTCTGAACCCTGGAGATGAAATTGTTATAGACTTTTTTTTCTCTGAACTTGGAGGTTCTGTGGATGTAACATTGAGTGCAGCTGTTCCAGTTGTTGGAAACATCGAATTAATGAACTCTGAAAATGCTATTACCGATGGACAAACAGGAGATCAAACTCCAGTAGACGGACATTACACACGATCAATCAACAATTTTATATCAGCAAATTCAATGGTTGGATTTGTGATAACATTAACAGAAGGCGAGACATCTGACTTTGTCACTGTTCATTTTAATATACCAGACTCTGATTATTCAATTTCTGGAAATGTGAGTAAAGAAACTGCAAATGGAACTTCACCTGTTTTATATGGTTTTGCCACAGTTCTTTACAATGCAGACATGAACCTCATGACTCAATTAATGACTGCATCTGGCATTGACGAAATTATTGAAATTTTAAGTGAAGATCATTTACTTGTTTTAGAGCTTATACTAATGGGAGTTTATGAAGTAAATGTACCAGACGATATTGAAAATGTAGGCTGTATTGTTGGCGTAAAAACTGCGGATGATTTCAATAATCCTGAAATGGTAGCTCCTGCATATCAGACCGTTACAGTGAATGGACATATGTCTAGTATTAATTTTCTCTACCAATTACCTGATGGCCATTTTACTGGAAACATTTCATCAACTGAAGGTAACCCTCTATCTGATGCGACACTAATACTTGTTCGTGATATGGATCCATTAACTGCTCTTTCTTACAGCTCAGATGCTTCTGGTAATTTTTCTATTCCTGTAATAAATGGAGCATATGTCTACAATGTATCATCCAGAGGTTATCAGCCATACCAAAATGGATTCCTAATCTACAATAATGATTATGATGAGAATATTGTGCTAACTCCAGTAGTGGGAATTGAAGAAAATTTAATCATTGATAGTGATATTTTAAAGTGTTATCCAAATCCTTTCAATCCTGAGATTAATCTAACATTTCAATCTTCATCATCAGATGATTACAAAGTGGAAATTTACAACGTATTAGGAGCACTGGTTTTGTCAAAGACTGGTGTTGTTAAATCGCCGAATACTACACTATCACTTAATCTCGTGGATTTTAATTCTGGTTCATATCTTGTGAAATTATATTTAAATAACTTATGTGTATCAAATCAGATAATAAACATGGTGAAGTAA
- a CDS encoding aminopeptidase P family protein, which yields MKIIERICSLREKMKENNLKGYMIPSTDPHNSEYVPARWNSRAYFSGFDGSAGTLVVLEKEAGLWTDGRYFLQAENQLKNTGITLFKMGLPETPSPIEWVNSNLKSGDNFGFDGAVVSKTTACDFLQILSENGINLITSIDLVEKLWLDRPGLPSGSIFKLEENYSGKSSNDKLFEVREIMRKNKVDYHLITTLDDIAWLFNLRGNDVNYNPIFVSYALIGLEKSKLYIMPSKVNDEIKEYLTNLNVEIMEYSKALDDVTETVNNSIVQIDKERINYLFYSMIKTASRKVIERDTITTLMKSKKNSTEIENMKLAHIKDGAALEKFFYWIEKNVGNEKISELSASIKLGQFRSEMGNYVQDSFCAISGYKGNGAIIHYRVTEETSLELKKDGLYLIDSGGQYFEGTTDVTRTITLGNPTDDEKEDFTLVLKGMIDLSMAKFPEGTRGFQLDFLARKAMWDRGKNFGHGTGHGVGMFLNVHEGPQNISPFPRDIPLQTGMVISNEPGRYVAGKYGIRIENLIFVDEPYEGEASKFFNFDTLTMCHIDKRLIDISLLNCEEINWLNNYHQKVYDNVSVFLNEEEKVWLKEKTSPLEV from the coding sequence ATGAAAATAATTGAAAGAATATGTTCTCTTAGAGAGAAAATGAAGGAAAATAATCTCAAAGGTTATATGATCCCTTCCACTGACCCACACAATTCTGAGTATGTCCCTGCAAGATGGAATAGTAGAGCATACTTTTCAGGATTTGATGGTTCCGCAGGTACGCTCGTTGTCCTTGAAAAAGAGGCAGGACTTTGGACTGATGGGAGATATTTCTTACAAGCCGAAAACCAATTGAAAAATACTGGTATTACTCTTTTCAAGATGGGACTTCCCGAAACACCATCTCCAATAGAGTGGGTCAATTCAAATTTAAAATCTGGTGATAATTTTGGATTTGACGGTGCTGTAGTGAGTAAAACTACTGCCTGTGATTTTCTTCAGATACTTTCCGAAAATGGTATCAATCTAATTACAAGTATAGATCTTGTTGAAAAATTATGGCTGGACAGACCCGGGTTACCATCTGGTTCAATTTTTAAATTGGAAGAAAATTATTCAGGAAAATCTTCTAATGATAAACTTTTTGAAGTTCGTGAGATCATGAGAAAAAATAAAGTCGACTATCATCTTATTACAACCTTAGATGATATTGCATGGCTTTTTAATCTTCGCGGAAATGATGTAAATTACAATCCTATTTTTGTTTCTTACGCTCTGATTGGTCTAGAAAAATCAAAATTATACATAATGCCCTCTAAAGTTAATGATGAAATTAAAGAGTACCTTACAAATCTTAATGTTGAGATAATGGAATATAGTAAAGCTCTTGATGATGTTACTGAAACTGTTAACAACTCAATAGTTCAAATTGATAAGGAAAGAATCAATTATCTTTTCTATTCAATGATTAAAACAGCATCAAGAAAAGTTATTGAAAGAGATACAATCACCACATTGATGAAATCAAAAAAGAATAGTACAGAAATTGAAAATATGAAATTAGCCCATATAAAAGATGGTGCTGCATTAGAGAAATTTTTTTACTGGATAGAAAAAAACGTCGGAAATGAGAAAATTAGTGAACTTAGTGCTTCCATTAAACTCGGACAGTTCAGATCAGAAATGGGAAATTATGTTCAGGACAGTTTTTGTGCAATCTCGGGCTACAAAGGTAATGGAGCAATTATCCATTATAGAGTAACGGAAGAAACAAGTCTTGAGTTAAAAAAAGATGGCTTATACCTTATAGACTCTGGCGGACAATATTTCGAAGGAACTACAGATGTTACAAGAACTATTACTTTGGGTAATCCAACTGATGATGAAAAGGAAGATTTTACTTTGGTTCTTAAAGGTATGATTGACCTTTCTATGGCTAAGTTTCCTGAAGGAACAAGAGGTTTTCAACTAGATTTTCTTGCTAGAAAAGCGATGTGGGACAGAGGAAAGAATTTTGGGCATGGAACAGGGCACGGTGTTGGAATGTTTTTGAATGTACATGAAGGTCCACAAAATATCAGTCCTTTCCCAAGAGATATTCCTTTACAAACAGGAATGGTAATTTCCAATGAACCAGGAAGATATGTTGCTGGTAAATATGGAATTAGGATAGAAAATCTGATTTTTGTTGACGAGCCATATGAAGGTGAAGCTTCCAAGTTTTTCAATTTTGACACTCTGACAATGTGCCACATTGATAAGAGATTGATTGACATATCGCTCCTTAATTGTGAAGAGATTAACTGGCTTAATAATTACCATCAAAAGGTTTATGATAATGTCTCTGTATTTTTAAATGAAGAGGAGAAAGTTTGGCTTAAAGAGAAAACTTCTCCATTGGAGGTTTAG
- a CDS encoding gamma carbonic anhydrase family protein — MIYEFNGIRPEISDNVFVAKSADIIGKVRIDSGASIWYNVTIRGDVGYAVIGKNTSIQDNSVLHMTNEYDVVIGDNVTVGHSATVHGCTIGDNCLIGMGATILDNAKIGKNCIIAAGAVVLENAEFEDNSLIAGVPAKTRRKVTDEEAEYLVKHAMKYVNYAKGYIENPVKDITDEYNCVR; from the coding sequence ATGATTTATGAATTTAACGGTATCAGACCAGAGATAAGTGACAATGTATTTGTCGCAAAATCTGCAGATATTATAGGTAAAGTTAGAATTGATTCAGGTGCAAGTATCTGGTATAATGTCACGATAAGAGGCGACGTAGGTTATGCTGTCATTGGTAAAAATACAAGCATTCAGGATAATTCAGTTCTTCATATGACAAATGAATACGATGTTGTTATTGGTGACAATGTAACCGTGGGTCATTCAGCTACAGTACACGGTTGTACTATTGGTGATAATTGTCTGATTGGCATGGGGGCAACTATACTCGATAATGCAAAAATCGGTAAAAATTGTATAATTGCAGCCGGTGCAGTAGTTTTAGAAAATGCTGAATTCGAAGATAATTCACTCATTGCCGGTGTTCCAGCTAAAACAAGAAGAAAAGTAACTGATGAAGAAGCTGAATACCTGGTAAAACACGCAATGAAGTATGTTAACTATGCAAAAGGTTATATTGAAAATCCAGTTAAAGATATTACAGATGAATACAATTGTGTGAGATAA
- a CDS encoding transglutaminase domain-containing protein yields MSIFLFRALSVLIFIGLLHSNEISNDTLYIAYRTYLDSVIASQNIGLSKHKREVENHKFLKNADHIYHNAIIFLLENMPESDYNELDSTLFVENIKYAHLTRKFEWCKDLLNEDFNNYVLPYAVLDEKRDNWRKIFYDYFSTKVIDCEDIYTAIDSVNRNVLKFTQVEYSTKRPKANQSPIESMDCKIASCTGLSIILCDAFRSVGIPSRICGVPLWSNKIGNHNWVEVKVDGAWHSTEYYPAEKLDGSWFIADAEVIDINHLSNRIYSTSFEKTNTIFPMVWNLNYSDVYGIDVSKNYLNTEKNLNEIYYVKVLNRDSKRVKINVKLFDGDSFITEDYSRSEINDINDILFFDLKLIKEPIIILEYQGKELRYTIDKRDKQLIINL; encoded by the coding sequence ATGAGTATTTTTTTATTTCGAGCTTTATCTGTTTTAATATTTATTGGGCTTCTTCATTCAAATGAAATCTCAAATGATACACTTTATATTGCTTACAGAACTTATCTGGATTCAGTCATAGCCTCACAAAACATTGGACTCTCGAAGCATAAACGAGAAGTAGAAAATCATAAATTCCTCAAGAATGCCGATCACATTTATCATAATGCAATTATTTTTCTCTTAGAGAATATGCCTGAAAGTGATTATAATGAACTTGATTCTACTTTGTTTGTGGAAAATATTAAATATGCTCATCTTACTAGAAAATTTGAATGGTGTAAAGATTTATTAAATGAAGATTTTAATAATTACGTTCTTCCTTACGCTGTTTTAGATGAGAAAAGAGATAATTGGAGAAAAATTTTCTACGATTATTTTAGCACTAAAGTTATAGATTGTGAAGATATTTACACTGCTATAGATAGTGTGAATAGAAATGTTTTGAAATTTACACAGGTTGAGTATTCAACAAAAAGACCAAAAGCTAACCAAAGTCCCATTGAATCGATGGATTGTAAAATTGCTTCGTGTACAGGATTATCGATTATTCTCTGTGATGCATTTAGATCTGTAGGGATTCCTTCAAGGATTTGCGGAGTACCTTTATGGTCAAATAAGATTGGTAATCATAATTGGGTTGAAGTAAAAGTAGACGGAGCTTGGCATTCCACAGAATATTATCCAGCTGAAAAACTTGACGGTTCGTGGTTCATAGCAGATGCAGAAGTGATAGATATCAATCATCTATCCAATAGAATTTATTCAACTTCATTTGAGAAAACTAATACTATTTTTCCAATGGTTTGGAACTTAAATTATTCTGATGTTTATGGAATAGATGTATCTAAAAATTATCTTAATACCGAAAAAAATTTGAATGAAATATACTATGTGAAAGTTTTGAATAGGGATTCAAAAAGAGTTAAAATAAACGTTAAACTTTTTGACGGTGATAGTTTTATTACTGAGGATTATTCAAGATCTGAAATTAATGATATCAATGATATATTATTTTTTGATCTAAAATTGATTAAAGAACCTATAATTATTTTGGAATATCAAGGGAAGGAGTTGAGATACACAATTGACAAGAGAGATAAACAGTTGATTATAAATTTGTAG